One genomic segment of Vulpes lagopus strain Blue_001 chromosome 9, ASM1834538v1, whole genome shotgun sequence includes these proteins:
- the HGH1 gene encoding protein HGH1 homolog — MGEAPAGAGAGASGGGLAPAAPRMPEAGAEAEVATLLPFLAPGARADLRAEAVRHVLALTGSGPGRALLAGQAALLRALVELAAGPAPAPAPAPAPARDAARALVNLAAEPGLHEPLLEAEPALPARLLGRALDPEWPWAEEAAAVLANLSREPAPCAALMAALAAAGPGGSGLERLVRALCTPGYNARAPLHYLGPVLSNLSQRPAARAFLLDPDRCVVQRLLPLTQFPDSSVRRGGVVGTLRNCCFEHRHHEWLLGPKVDILPFLLLPLAGPEDFSEEEMERLPVDLQYLPPDKQREPDADIRKMLIEAIMLLTATAFGRQQVRNQGAYLILRELHSWEPEPDVQVACEKLIQVLIGDEPEQGMENLLEVQVPEDVEQQLQRLDQQEREQHSRKHPEELAPEPQAQGAAPT, encoded by the exons atGGGGGAGGccccggcgggcgcgggcgcgggcgcgtcGGGGGGCGGGCTGGCTCCCGCAGCGCCGCGGATGCCGGAGGCCGGCGCGGAGGCGGAGGTGGCGACGCTGCTGCCCTTCCTGGCGCCCGGGGCGCGGGCGGACCTGCGGGCCGAGGCGGTGCGGCACGTGCTGGCGCTGACGGGCTCCGGGCCCGGGCGGGCGCTGCTGGCCGGCCAGGCGGCGCTGCTGCGGGCGCTGGTGGAGCTGGCGgcgggcccggccccggcccccgcccccgcccccgcccccgcccgcgacGCCGCTCGCGCGCTCGTCAACCTGGCCGCGGAGCCCGGGCTGCACGAGCCGCTGCTGGAGGCCGAGCCCGCGCTGCCCGCCCGCCTGCTCGGCCGCGCCCTGGACCCAGAGTGGCCCTGGGCGGAGGAGGCGGCCGCCGTGCTCGCCAACCTCAGCCGCGAGCCGGCGCCGTGTGCCGCGCTGATGGCCGCGCTggcggccgcggggccggggggctCGGGCCTGGAGCGGCTGGTGCGCGCGCTCTGCACGCCCGGCTACAACGCCCGGGCGCCCCTGCACTACCTGGGGCCGGTGCTCTCCAACCTCAGCCAGCGCCCCGCCGCGCGGGCCTTCCTGCTGGACCCCGACAG GTGCGTGGTCCAGCGGctgctgcccctcacccagttCCCAGACTCCTCGGTGcgcaggggtggggtggtggggaccCTGCGAAACTGCTGCTTCGAGCATC GACACCACGAGTGGTTGCTTGGGCCCAAGGTGGACATTCTCCCCTTCTTGCTGCTGCCCCTGGCTGGGCCTGAGGACTTCTCTGAGGAGGAGATGGAGC GGCTGCCTGTTGACCTGCAGTACCTGCCGCCAGACAagcagcgggagcctgatgctgaCATTCGAAAGATGCTCATTGAGGCCATCATGCTG CTAACAGCCACAGCGTTTGGTCGGCAGCAGGTGAGGAACCAGGGAGCCTATCTGATTCTGCGTGAGCTGCACAGCTGGGAGCCAGAGCCCGACGTGCAGGTGGCTTGTGAGAAGCTCATTCAG GTGCTCATTGGGGATGAGCCAGAGCAGGGCATGGAGAACCTGCTGGAGGTACAGGTGCctgaggatgtggagcagcagCTGCAGCGGCTCGACCAGCAGGAGCGGGAGCAGCACAGCCGGAAGCACCCAGAGGAGCTGGCCCCAGAGCCACAAGCACAGGGGGCAGCGCCCACCTGA